Proteins encoded by one window of Candidatus Neomarinimicrobiota bacterium:
- the argF gene encoding ornithine carbamoyltransferase, whose product MKDNFISIYDLSADEIHETLDLAVEIKAKLKAGENYKPLEGKTLSMIFAKPSARTRISFETGIKKLGGYALYLSPNDISIGKREAVKDIARVISRYNDGIMARLFSHDHMLELAEYASIPVINGLTDYNHPCQIMGDILTVKEHRGDLSDLKVAFIGDGNNVANSWVNLASKIPMHFVLAGPEGFGPDSETWSRAEEAGLSSLEITHDPVDAVRDADVVYTDVWASMGQESESADRAEKFQPFQLNSELMSNAKPSTLVMHCLPAHRGDEITDDVMDGPNSIVFDQAENRMHAQNAIMVQLMS is encoded by the coding sequence ATGAAGGATAATTTTATATCCATATACGACCTCTCAGCTGATGAGATCCATGAGACGCTTGATTTGGCTGTTGAAATCAAGGCTAAGCTGAAAGCGGGAGAAAACTATAAGCCACTTGAGGGGAAGACCTTATCAATGATATTCGCCAAGCCTTCCGCAAGGACACGAATTTCATTTGAAACGGGAATAAAAAAGTTAGGCGGATACGCTCTGTATCTGTCGCCGAACGATATAAGCATAGGAAAGCGTGAAGCAGTGAAGGATATAGCGAGAGTTATTTCGCGTTATAACGATGGGATAATGGCGCGCTTGTTTTCTCACGACCATATGCTCGAATTAGCCGAATATGCTTCAATTCCTGTCATAAACGGTTTGACGGACTATAACCATCCGTGTCAGATTATGGGAGATATTCTTACCGTGAAAGAACATCGTGGCGATCTCAGCGACTTAAAAGTGGCGTTTATCGGTGACGGTAATAATGTGGCAAATTCGTGGGTGAATCTCGCTTCTAAAATTCCGATGCACTTTGTTCTTGCGGGACCGGAAGGGTTCGGCCCCGATTCCGAGACATGGTCGAGAGCGGAGGAAGCAGGATTAAGCTCTCTTGAAATCACGCACGACCCTGTGGATGCTGTCAGAGACGCTGACGTAGTTTATACGGATGTTTGGGCAAGTATGGGTCAGGAATCCGAAAGCGCTGACAGGGCCGAAAAGTTCCAGCCGTTTCAGCTGAATTCCGAGCTTATGTCGAATGCCAAACCGTCAACATTGGTAATGCACTGCTTGCCGGCGCACAGGGGAGATGAGATAACGGACGATGTAATGGACGGTCCGAATTCAATAGTATTCGACCAGGCGGAAAACAGGATGCACGCTCAGAACGCTATTATGGTTCAGCTGATGAGTTAA
- the hslU gene encoding ATP-dependent protease ATPase subunit HslU, giving the protein MSKTKDLTPKQIVKELDKYIIGQDDAKKLVAIALRNRWRRQQVEGDIKEEIIPNNIILIGSTGIGKTEIARRLANLSQAPFIKVEASKFTEVGYVGRDVESMIRDLTDIAVTMLKKEKTAEVRDEAEKMANERLLDFLIPLPHLEKSDTDTEVNEAREERREKTRKHFENLLERGEMEDRKVELDVPDNTAPIMQVFTPMGLEEMGLNLQDMFGGMVPKKRKMRRTSISEARKILIEEEAQKLVDMDNIIQESLKRVMESGIIFIDEIDKIIGNSSESAGPDVSREGVQRDLLPVIEGSTVVTKYGVVDTTHILFIAAGAFHTSRPSDMIPELQGRFPIRVELDSLNEEDFERILVEPENALIKQYVALVNTESVNITFQKSAIKEIAKIAAIVNNKMENIGARRLHTIMSKLLEEILFDLPNKKVKNINITKKMVSDTLSEIVEDEDLTRYIL; this is encoded by the coding sequence TTGAGTAAAACAAAAGACCTGACTCCTAAACAAATTGTTAAGGAGTTGGATAAATATATAATAGGGCAGGATGATGCGAAGAAATTAGTAGCGATTGCCCTCAGAAATCGGTGGCGCAGGCAGCAGGTTGAAGGCGATATTAAAGAGGAGATAATTCCTAATAATATCATCCTGATCGGATCAACCGGTATCGGGAAAACAGAGATAGCGCGCAGATTGGCAAACCTTTCTCAAGCTCCGTTTATTAAAGTTGAGGCTTCTAAATTCACTGAGGTAGGCTACGTCGGTCGGGATGTGGAATCGATGATTCGGGACCTTACAGATATTGCCGTCACTATGCTCAAAAAGGAAAAGACAGCGGAAGTCAGAGATGAGGCTGAGAAAATGGCAAATGAGCGTCTTCTCGATTTTCTGATTCCGCTTCCACATTTGGAAAAATCCGATACCGACACTGAGGTAAATGAAGCGCGGGAAGAACGCCGGGAAAAAACGCGGAAGCATTTCGAAAACTTGTTGGAAAGAGGGGAGATGGAGGATCGAAAAGTAGAATTGGATGTTCCGGATAACACTGCTCCCATAATGCAGGTTTTCACTCCTATGGGTCTTGAAGAAATGGGCTTGAATTTACAGGATATGTTCGGCGGTATGGTACCGAAGAAGAGGAAAATGCGGCGCACCTCTATTAGCGAGGCTCGAAAAATCCTTATTGAGGAAGAAGCGCAGAAACTTGTTGATATGGACAATATTATTCAGGAATCGCTTAAAAGAGTAATGGAATCCGGGATTATATTCATTGATGAGATTGATAAAATAATCGGCAACAGCAGTGAGTCGGCAGGACCGGACGTCTCACGGGAAGGTGTTCAGAGAGATTTGCTGCCCGTCATAGAAGGCTCCACTGTGGTCACAAAGTACGGCGTTGTGGATACGACGCATATTCTGTTTATAGCGGCAGGAGCGTTTCATACATCGAGACCGTCAGATATGATACCTGAACTTCAGGGTCGGTTTCCCATCAGAGTCGAGCTCGATTCTCTGAATGAAGAAGATTTTGAACGAATATTGGTGGAGCCGGAAAATGCGCTTATCAAACAATACGTGGCGCTTGTTAATACTGAAAGCGTCAATATTACCTTTCAGAAAAGCGCGATTAAAGAGATAGCGAAAATTGCTGCAATCGTAAATAATAAGATGGAAAACATCGGCGCAAGAAGATTACACACTATAATGTCAAAGCTTTTAGAAGAGATATTATTCGATCTGCCGAACAAAAAAGTGAAAAATATTAATATTACTAAGAAGATGGTGAGCGATACGTTATCAGAAATTGTGGAAGACGAAGACCTCACACGCTATATACTCTAA
- the hslV gene encoding ATP-dependent protease subunit HslV: protein MNRKEGVWRSTTIIGVRRKNLVALGGDGQVTLDDIVMKHGAQKIRRLYEGSVIAGFAGASADAMALFDKFESKLNEFNGNLLKSAVELARDWRTDKMLRRLEALLVVMDKKTSLIISGNGDVLEPDDEVISIGSGGPYATAAARAMIKYTKLSAEEIVRNSLKITSDICIFTNDNINVEIL, encoded by the coding sequence ATGAATAGGAAAGAGGGAGTCTGGCGTTCGACTACAATAATCGGCGTTCGTCGGAAGAACCTTGTGGCGTTGGGTGGTGACGGTCAGGTGACGTTAGATGATATCGTAATGAAACACGGCGCTCAGAAGATACGAAGGTTATACGAGGGAAGCGTGATAGCGGGTTTTGCCGGCGCTTCTGCGGATGCTATGGCTTTATTCGATAAATTTGAATCAAAGCTCAACGAATTTAACGGTAATCTGCTCAAATCCGCTGTGGAATTGGCTCGAGATTGGCGAACAGATAAAATGCTTCGCAGGTTGGAAGCTCTCCTGGTTGTTATGGACAAGAAAACGTCGCTGATAATTTCCGGTAACGGCGATGTTTTGGAGCCTGACGATGAAGTCATCTCTATCGGTTCGGGTGGACCATATGCCACGGCAGCGGCAAGGGCTATGATAAAATACACGAAGCTTTCCGCCGAAGAGATAGTTAGGAACTCTCTGAAGATAACCTCGGATATATGCATATTTACAAACGATAATATTAATGTGGAGATACTCTGA
- the hflC gene encoding protease modulator HflC encodes MKLKIIVILAVVGFMIFSASTFVLDPTQQAVIIQLGNPVKVYTEPGLHFKIPFIQEARIFDKRLLEWDGRPRSLTTLDKVSIYIDTTARWKIADPLLYLQSVEGNELVAQARLDNFIEGAVKDFIADNTLIELVRSSNREIVTTGIDEDGNEVRSVLETQEVNKGRGAIAGDILKRAKDNAKSLGINLVDVRIKGVNYVESVRQKVYERMRAERLQIAARFRSLGEGEKSKILGDKEFELSLIISEANKQALTIRGKADAEASAIYARAYNRDPEFYAFTKSLETYRIAIDSKTSLILGSDNEFLKYLKGVSGR; translated from the coding sequence ATGAAATTAAAAATAATAGTAATATTAGCCGTTGTCGGATTTATGATATTTTCTGCATCAACTTTTGTATTAGACCCGACTCAACAGGCGGTAATAATACAACTTGGTAACCCGGTAAAAGTTTACACTGAACCCGGGCTGCACTTCAAAATTCCATTCATACAAGAAGCAAGAATCTTTGATAAGCGGTTGCTCGAGTGGGACGGCAGACCCAGGTCGCTGACTACCCTTGACAAGGTGAGCATTTATATCGATACAACAGCACGCTGGAAAATAGCGGATCCGTTGTTGTACCTGCAGTCGGTGGAGGGAAACGAATTGGTGGCTCAGGCCAGATTGGATAATTTCATTGAGGGAGCTGTAAAGGATTTTATTGCAGATAATACTCTCATCGAGCTTGTGAGAAGTTCAAACCGAGAGATTGTTACGACAGGAATTGACGAAGATGGTAATGAAGTTCGTTCGGTTCTCGAAACTCAGGAAGTTAATAAAGGTAGAGGCGCAATTGCCGGCGATATTCTCAAACGCGCCAAAGATAACGCAAAATCACTTGGGATAAATTTGGTGGATGTGAGGATAAAAGGGGTCAACTATGTGGAAAGTGTGCGCCAAAAGGTCTATGAGCGGATGAGAGCTGAAAGACTACAGATCGCTGCTCGTTTTCGCTCTCTCGGAGAGGGAGAGAAATCGAAAATACTCGGAGATAAAGAATTTGAGCTGAGTCTCATCATCTCCGAAGCGAATAAGCAAGCGCTGACTATCCGGGGCAAAGCGGATGCAGAGGCATCCGCCATCTATGCGAGAGCCTATAATCGCGACCCTGAATTTTATGCCTTCACGAAATCGCTCGAGACATATCGAATTGCTATCGACAGTAAGACATCTCTAATTCTCGGTAGCGACAACGAATTTCTCAAATACCTGAAAGGTGTCAGCGGAAGATAA